In Rissa tridactyla isolate bRisTri1 chromosome 21, bRisTri1.patW.cur.20221130, whole genome shotgun sequence, the genomic window AGCTGCAGCAAGCGCTGGATGCCAGCGAGAGGGAGGTGCAGCGCTTGGTCATGGCGCAGATGGAGGTGAGCTGGCCTCAACCCCTGGTCCCCCATCGTGCGTATGGGGTCTCTGGGCTGCACCTGCAGCAGCAACACGGTGTTGCACAGCTGATCCCAGtctgtccccaccagcccttgGTGCAGGTTGTCACATAGGACCTCTCCTTTGCCATCCCCATGCTCCCCTCCAATCCCGGAGCGTCCAAGTTGAGTTTCCCACCCACCACCCCGAGGGATGGAAATTCAGCCCCAGGTCTAGAGGAGATGGTTATCCATCGTTCTTTGGCATGGTTCTcgtgggggtcctggcagggtgcaAGTGTCCTGGTTGCCATCCCGCAGCTGGAGACCCGGTGCCGCAGCCTCCGCAGCACACAACAAGCCGCCAGCACCGAaaaccagcagctggaggagagcaaccGGGTGCTGGAGGATCACCTGCAGCATCTccgccagcagctccagcagaccCAGGGGCGGCTACAGGCAGCAAGGGCTTCGGTGGTCTGGGAGCGCACGGAGGAGCCCGGGTGAGCAGCTGGGTGACCACCATATCCCTGTGCGCATATGTGGTTTCCTTCTGGGGGTTGGAGAGGATGGGGAATGAGTTTGATGGGTCTCAGCCATCGTGGTACTTCAGTGGTCTCCACGGTGCAGATTAATCGTGGCTTGGTGtgaaaaacatcaggaaaaaaaacccaggactgTCACCACCATGCACTGAACCTGTCATTCAAGGGCAGTGCCGGCAGAGAGGGGGATGTCCTTCACCCAGAAGAACCCGACCAGGACTGATCCAAGGGTCGTAGGTCTTGCTGTCCTGCTCCAGCCCATCACTGCCTTTGGGGCTGGGGACAACCCTGGGGCAGGGGTGGACATGGTGAAGAGGATGCAATTGCCATTTTGACCGCTGTGCTCTGTGTTTGCAGGGACGGAGCAGCGGCAGAGCTGCCCGGTGAGAtacccctgtccccacaggtacCTCAGCTGGGACGGGGTGGGGTGTCTGGGCTCCAGGGCCTCGCGCTGTTCGGTTTGGGACTGTCAGGGAGCCCAAGAGCACCGGGTGCTTCTGCGGCAGGGGCAGCGCCTCCCCTAAAAGCTTTCTCAAACTGGGTCAGCACGGTGCCCTACGGATGCTTGGGAAGGGAGGGGGTAGCAGCACCTTAGTTCTGATACCCCCAAGATTTCGGGCAGGTACGTCTGGATGCCTGCTGGAAAGCTCAGCATCGTTTCTGGTAGATACGCTCCCTCGCCAAGagctttcccctctcctcttcccaccctgtTTGCTGCAGACGAGTCTGGAGAAGAGCGAGAAGCACCGCTCCGAGATGCGGATCAGGCTGGGGTCCCAGAGCGGCGAGCCCAAAGCCAAGGCAACCTACCAAGTGTAAGGGGTCCTGGgcaacagctgctgcttcagctcgtGCCCTCGACATCTGCGAGCCGGTACCGAGCACCCAagtccccctccctccccaggcaaaACTCGATATTTACTCCTTCTATTGCTTCTTTCCCACCCATCTCTCATCCCGGGGAGGAGACCTCTTACCCCAGCTCGCTGCCCTGCGTCGCTCCTGTGGCTCAGGCAGTACCTGGCCAAGAGCTGGTTTTTTCATTCCTGGTAATGAGCTTGGGAAGAGGCACGTTCACTTGCTGGGCAGGATTTGGCCCCGGGTCTGTCTCCCTGGGGATGCATCACCTTTTCCCCTGTCCCTCACCGCCACCTGTGTGGCCCTGCGGTACACCCGGAGTGTCAATACGGTTGGGTTTGGAGCGGGACGGggtgaggtggtggaggagggacCCTCCTGGTGCCAGCCCAGCTGGACGGGAGGGAGCTGGAGCCTCACATGTGGACTGGGCTGACCCCCTCCCTTTTCTGCCCTTTCCAGAGTTTGGGAAATGCCGCCGGCAGACACAAGCCTTTTGGGAGCCCCGCGGAGAGTGAGCTCTGCGGAAGAGGACCCCTTCCCAGAATTTCTGAAAGAGGAACGCTTTTCTGACCAAAGCTCTTTGCTAAGAGAGATGAATGATGCAATAGCGGCTCTGAGCAAACAGCTGAAGCCACAGGCACCGGGAGtatcccccaccccagcagatACTGCCCGTCACCCCCGGGATGATGCTGAGCCCCAAACAGGGCCGGAGGCAGCCACAGCCCACGGCACAACCCCCGGAGTCGGGCGAAAGACCCTCCCCAGCCACATCAGTCACCAGCCAGTTGAAGGAGACCTGCAAGAGGGACCGGCCACAGCTGAGCTTCGTGCTCCAGACGTGACACAGGCTGGTGCGTCTGTGGGAGCCGGGCACCGCAGGGCTCAGGAgctgggggcagagcagggagagagCCCAGAGGAGGCATGGAGGATGTCATTCCTGCAGGGAAAGGGTGCTGGTGTGAAGGAGCTGATGCTAAAGGCAGCTGAGCATCCACAAGGAGCACCGGGAGAGAGCAtggaggcaggagagcaggcaTTGATGGAGGTGGAGGTAGAAGGATGGATGCAGAAAAAAACAGGTTGGGAAAAAGCGCAGcccccaggagaagctgaggaagCGGCATTAAGTCAGGGAGAAAATCTGGAGGCAGGTCTGGGGACACCTGAAGCTGGGGACGCAGGTCTAGCAGCGGGATGGCGGCTTGCCATGGATGAGCTTGGCCCGGCTGCGGCTCCGGGAGAGCTCGCACAGCCCCTGAACGTAGGGCTGGGGGAAGAGGCTGATCCACCACTGGGGCTCTCCGAGAAACCTGAAGTAAAGCCGGGAGAGTGCCTGGAGCCAGAGCCACCATCCCCAGGTGAGGCACGAATGGGAGCAGCCCAGGGGGATGGTGTCACgcctgaggtgacagtggctcCTGGCCCTGGGAGGCTGGCGGAAGAGCGCGTTGGTGCCGAggtgcagccctggggacagacCTTAGATGcccaggagctgccagcccaggctcagcacggagggagcagcagagccggGGCTGAGGAAGGGGATGTGGAGGGGCTGCAGCCACAGGGTGAGTCCACGAGGGGAGCGGCAGCAGTGAGAGGAGGGAGCCTGGGCGCAGGGGTGATGGCGGCTGCGCCACCCGCCGAGGTGCAGGACGGCGGAGCGGGACCAGATGTGGCACCGCTGGAGGCCCAGAGCAGCGATGCCAACATGCAGCTGCTTCCAGAGGTGGAGGTGgcgctgcagcccccgggtgaGGCCGGCTTCCcggggacagagcagggagggagcctggCTCCAGGTGTTGAACCCCTGGATCAGGTCGATAAACCAGAGTTCGTGGAAATGGAGGCAGAGGACTCCCAGGCAGACATGAAGCTGTGTGGGGGTCCCAGCCTTGAAACCCCCCAGGGATGTCATGCAGCCCTGCAGCAcgtggaggaggcagaggatgggGCACAAGGGCAGGGTGAGCATGAGCTGCCACATGAGCCTGTGTTTCAGCCCCACAGAGTGACCatcaggcagggagagggggctggTGCAGGTCTGCAACCACAGGAGGAGGCTGAAATCCTGGACACGCTGGAGGACCAGAGCACTGATGCCAACGTGCAGCTAATTGCAGAGGCAGACGAGCTCAAACTGACCCCAGGAGGGGGCACAGAGACAGATCTGCAGCCCCAGAATAAGGCTGGTGCCCTGTggacagagcagggagggagcctggCTCCAGGTGTTGAACCCCTGGATCAGGTCGATAAACCAGAGTTAGTGGAAATGGAGGCAGGGGACTCTCAGGCAGACATGGAGCTGTGTGGGAGTCCCAGCCTTGAAACCCCCCAGGGATGCCATGCAGCCCTGCAGCAcgtggaggaggcagaggatgggGCACAAGGGCTGGAGGAACATGAGCTGCCATGTAAGCCTGCGCTGGATCCGCAGGGAGCAGGAGTGGGGCAGACAGAGGGGGCTGGTGCAGGCGTGGAGCCCCCTGAGGAGGCTGAAATCCTGGACACGCTGGAGGACCAGAGCATTGATGCCAACGTGCAGCTAATTGCAGAGGCAGACGAGCTCAAACTGACCCAAGAAGGGAGCACTGAGATAGATCTGCAGCTCTCGAGTGAGGCCAGCTCCCTGGAtacagagcagggagggagcctggCTCCAGATGTTGAACCACTGGATCAGGCCGATAAACCAGAGTCAGTGGAACTGGAGATAGAGGACACCCAGGCAGATACGAAGCTGCATGGGGGTCTCAGCCCAGAAGCCCCACGGGGAGGGCCGGGTGGAGCAGCCGTGCAGcttggggaggaggcagaggatgggGCACAAGGGCTGGAGGAACATGAGCTGCCACATGAGCCTGTGCTGGATCCGCAGGGagcaggagtggggcagggagagggggctggTGCAGGTGTGGAGCCCCCTGAGGAGGCTGAAATCCTGGACACGCTGGAGGCTCAAAGCACCGATGCCAATGCACAGCCAGTTGCAGAAGCAGATAAGCTCAAACTGACCCTAGGATGGAGCACGGAGGCAGATCTGGCACcctgggatgcagctgggatgcgggaagaggagcagagccaGATGCCTGGTTCCATGGCAGGTCTGTGTGCCGCTCACACCGCAGATGcctgggagggagctgctggtgcaCATGCGTCCCCTCCAGCTGAGGCCACTTTGTACCCTGAGCGTGCCGCTGCTGCCGAGGGTCCTGCTCTGGGAGCAAAGCTGGGAGCGCTTGCTGGTCCTGGTGGGCAGATCCTGGCGGACACCCAGCCACTGGAATTACCGCAGGGAGACCGGGCTGCTGCAGAGGGGGGGCCTCTGGATGGAGCTCAAGGTCTGGAAGTGGTGCAGGGAGAGAGGCTGGAGGCAGGGGCGAGTTTAGGCGAAACTCAGGATTTAGGGCTAAAGCAGGGCCATGATGACGGTGCATCTGCACTGGCCTCCCCTGTCTCCAAGGTGCCAGTACAAATCAGCACACTAAAGCTGGAAACGATGATGCAGGAGGATGTTCTCGTTCCAGATGGGCGGCGGCTAAGCGCTTCGGGACAGGGAGCCCAAAGCGAGCTTCAGGAGCAGGTCTCAGCGCAGGCAGATAAGGTGAGGCTTCACACTGCTTCCCAGCAGCCGGAGGAGAAGCCGCCGCATGTGATGGAAACAGAACAAGCAGCTGCCGGACCTGCTGAGCCTCCAAaaccagaggtgccaccagcatcaACCCTTCATACGAGGGTCCGACAGGAAGATGCTGGAAACGACCAGTTGGGGATGGTCCTCGGAGACAGCTCACTGGGGGATGCAGCCAACAGCAGCCTGCAGCCTCAGAGGCAGCTCGTGGGAGAAAAGGGCGACGACCTCACCACTGGTCAACGGGAGAAGCAGCAAGAAGTTGGGCGGAAAATGAGCCAGAaatcccagcccagcccaggagagccGGGGGCTGTGATTGCAgatggggcaggagctgccccaaGGGGTTCTCCTGAGGCCTCCCCGGACCCAGACCACCTCTACAACGTGCTGTTCATCGGGGACTCCCACGTAGGCAAAACATCGTTCCTGTACCGCTTGCACGCCGACACCTTCAACCCGCACCTCACCGCCACAGTGGGTAGgtctcctccagctccagcacagctccACACCCGCTGGGGTGACCTTTCACGATTCCCTTTCCACCACCCCACAAGCTGCTGGTGATCATTACAGCCATGTAATGATCATGCACGCGCATGCCAAGCATCTATACAACCTATTTGGTCACCAAGGACCAAATAGGACTACCAACTTCACACGCCTGGATGCTCACAAGCAGGCGATGCCGGTCCTCCTTGCCCTCTCTAGGGCAGCAATACCAATGGCCCTAGtgcttttccctctgctttgcctttcagctctcttctcctctcttaaCCAAACTGGTTTTACTCATCGTGAAATTAGAGCCCTTCCCCAAATCCAGCCCTTAAAAGATCTAGAAGCTGGAGGTTCACTTGGGACCAGCCTGCTTGAGCTGCAGCCTCAGCCCACACTTGCACCATGTGCCCTCTCCATCCATCCTCTGTTACAGGGATGGGCTCTACAGTATCAAAATATCCCTTTTTGTGTCTCCTAGGACTGGATTATCACGTCAAAAACTTCATCGTGGACAACAAGTGCTTTGCCCTCCGCCTGTGGGATTCAGCTGGTCAAGAAAGGTGAGCTGCCGTGCTGTCCACTTAAGGAGACCAACCTGtgggtttctctttttctggtaATTTACTGGAAATGAACATTATTTGTTTCGCTAAGCAAAGGAGGGGTTGTTTAAGAAGGGACTCTGGACAGTGTGTGATCTGATAAAGCATAATAAGGGAAGTAATTAAGATAAAGGCTGTTTATACGGCCTCTACGATCAGGATGGGAGCAAAATCTGGGTTTTGCCTTTTGTTGTAGACATGCGTTCCTAACTTTCCCACTGGGATTTCAGATCGCTCCTAGGCAAAAATGTCCTTAGACCGTATTGGTGACCGTTTAAAATACCCACAGGTACCGCAGCATCACCAAGCAGTTCTTCCGGAAGGCGGACGGGGTCGTGGTGATGTACGATATCACGTCGGAGTACTCCTTCTCGGACACGCGGTACTGGCTgagctgcatccaggtgggtgaAGCTGGAAAACCTCGTTCTGTCCCGAGGTCTGAGAACTCTGAGATCAGCATTTCCCCACCCGACCTCTGCCACCGGTTAAGGATGGACGTCCGGGGGTGACCAAGAACTTTGTAAAGggcattttgctttgctttagttagaaaatattttttcttggagGTTTTAAATTCAGATACTGACGATTGTCACATTTTTTGCAGTGTTCCCTGGGGTAATTTGTTGATAGCATCGTTATGCTAATGatcacctttttaaaaattaaaaactggaaaatgttaaaagttatttttataacaaTTTTAAATCAAGAATAGCCCACTTTGAGTCCCGGGAAACAGGAGGCAACTTGTGTCTTATTAAAAAACTTCATGGCAGAGATTTCCAGTCCAGTACAAAGTCCGTGTTTACAAACAAACGCCGCAACAAAATGGGATGTCGCCTTGTTCAGTGTGTGTAAATCCCAGCCAGAGCATCTTCTGGAGGGTTCCTGAAGTCAAACACAAAGGTGACTCACCCGGTGTTATGCCCTGTTAATAGATCAGGACAGAtgatttaagggggaaaaaaatatccctttcTTAAATGCTGTTAAACGCGCTTAAGGATTTAAGGTTTTGTCATTGGCCCAAATCCATGGGCATCCCTCAGGGTGCTCCAGGATGCTGCAGGCAACGTGGCCGGCTGTGATTCGAGGGAGATCCGGTCGCGCTCCTGAGCCTCCCATCTCTAATTGCGCAGGAAGGAGCAGAAGACGGAGTCGTTATTCTGCTCCTCGGGAACAAAACCGACTGTGCCGCAGAGAGACAGGTCCCCACCAAGGAGGGGGAACGCTTGGCCAAGGTAGGTGCATGGCCCTGCTGAAGCCTGCTGTCCTGCCGTCCCCCCAAGTTAAGCTACACCCCAGGACAGCTAAGGGTGGTGCCACCAGCCCGAGGACCTGGGGAAAGGTGAAAGCCCTTCACCCGCCTTTTGTGCCTCGGCAAAGTGATCTCTGAACCCATCTTTCACCCTGCTTTTCCCTTGCCCTTTTAGTTTTGACTCAGCACCGCCCCAGTAAAACAGTTTGTGGAACCGGATCTAtgaattaaaatgctttcatcTCTGCTGGGAAGTGCTGCGCATCTTCCTAGCATCATATAAATAATAAGCCCACCAAGCCCTACCTGTTTTAAAGATAGTGAAATGTTTAAAGTACGATTAATCCCTTCAAATGTAGGTGGCTAATAAAAATTAGGCGAGAAGAATCACACCTTTACCAACTTAATTTCAAAGTTTACGGGATTTGGGGCAGTATCCAGTGACCGGTTTTACAAATGGAGACACCAGGACAAGGGGTTagatgctgtttttatttttatctttttctttcacaaaccTGTCACTGGCAGGCACAAAAGACCTGGGAACGTCGAGTTATGTCTCTGTATTCGCCCCACTAATGGGAGCGCATCCCATCTCGGTCCATCTGCAGTGTCAGCCTTTTCCTTGATACTAAATGTTGATGTCGTAGCTACCAAAAAAGCCGGATTTCACCCTCACATTCCAGTAAACCAGTTATTGAGTTGTTTGTTTCCTTGAGTCCTTCTGTTTCCCCTTGACCGTGGCTGTCCCCTGGCCATTTACTCCCATATTAAGCTATTCCAACGCAAGAATATTACAATTCTCTTCGGGCTCTGTGTCTTCCAGGAGCATCAGCTCATGTTTTACGAATGCAGCGCTGCCTCGGGCCACAACGTCTCCGAGTCCATGGTCAGCTTAATCAGGTGAGGCCTGTGCTTGGGTTTTTCAAGGTGTCCTGAATTTAATGGCCTCCCTccttgtttggttgggttttttttaactccaaaTGCTGGTGTGTTACTGTCATTTGAGACTCCCTCTGCCCAAATGGCAGGGAAAACTGAGAGCAGCGTGAGCATGGCCGGGATGAGCTGGAGAGAAGCGCTGCAAGACGTCTCCTGAGCAGTCAGCACTGCAAGGAGATTAATAAAAACCCTTCTCGGGATGCTGCTGATTTCTCCCTGGGCTGACTGAAATAAATTCTGTCTGTGATTTGATTTAGGTTGGCGTTTTTTAGCAGAGCCCAGGGTTCTCCAATCACGCTGAGCTGGAAGGCTCCTAATTCCTTTCAGCCCTGCTGAGCCTCCTTGACCAACGCTCGTCAAGACAAATCGCAAAGCAATGGGAAATAGGGGGGGGGAATACCCGGCTaatttgcttccttttctcccaGGTCGCTCAAAGTTCGTGAAGATGAATTaaaaaatgaggcaaaagagGTAGCAAAGCCACCCCAGAAGAAGAAGGGCTGTTGCTGGTGATGGACAGAcaccaccccccgcctccccgttGTGATCGGAAATGGCAATGACAAccagaaaagcataaaaatagccCGGGGGGGGGACCACCTCGTCTCCCCATGTGTCGGCCCTGCCTGATGTCCCTTGGATGCTGAGAGCAAAAGCCGCTGCGGAGGAGCCGGCTGTCACCAGTCCCTGTCCCCGCTCACCTGCTGCTGTTATCCCAGAGCACACGAGCCCCCCGAAATACTTGTTGGGGGGCAGAAAAGGAATCCGCCTGGATGCGAGATGCTGGAGCAAT contains:
- the RAB44 gene encoding ras-related protein Rab-44, which codes for MAEHRVATKGRRMGSSRRKQLREGSGEAPAPAPSPGEEPPWASEIAQRVQDFFKERDKDQAGFVTRSDMQKLQEEDFPCSMEELELVFDGLDTAGTGRLSTEEFTAGLRQFLRSQKAARDHRRRKTASRRVRLVLPSPTLEGADSEERRHFAAFMDQLGTANVSEEQEIWQLWVKLRQDEPQLLGNLEDFLAKMRHRIQEARSKKKALEVTLNKHVAEHDKEVQQLCEALEQQIHQEQQQLQQESMARSHQHSVELQQALDASEREVQRLVMAQMELETRCRSLRSTQQAASTENQQLEESNRVLEDHLQHLRQQLQQTQGRLQAARASVVWERTEEPGDGAAAELPGEIPLSPQTSLEKSEKHRSEMRIRLGSQSGEPKAKATYQVVWEMPPADTSLLGAPRRVSSAEEDPFPEFLKEERFSDQSSLLREMNDAIAALSKQLKPQAPGVSPTPADTARHPRDDAEPQTGPEAATAHGTTPGVGRKTLPSHISHQPVEGDLQEGPATAELRAPDVTQAGASVGAGHRRAQELGAEQGESPEEAWRMSFLQGKGAGVKELMLKAAEHPQGAPGESMEAGEQALMEVEVEGWMQKKTGWEKAQPPGEAEEAALSQGENLEAGLGTPEAGDAGLAAGWRLAMDELGPAAAPGELAQPLNVGLGEEADPPLGLSEKPEVKPGECLEPEPPSPGEARMGAAQGDGVTPEVTVAPGPGRLAEERVGAEVQPWGQTLDAQELPAQAQHGGSSRAGAEEGDVEGLQPQGESTRGAAAVRGGSLGAGVMAAAPPAEVQDGGAGPDVAPLEAQSSDANMQLLPEVEVALQPPGEAGFPGTEQGGSLAPGVEPLDQVDKPEFVEMEAEDSQADMKLCGGPSLETPQGCHAALQHVEEAEDGAQGQGEHELPHEPVFQPHRVTIRQGEGAGAGLQPQEEAEILDTLEDQSTDANVQLIAEADELKLTPGGGTETDLQPQNKAGALWTEQGGSLAPGVEPLDQVDKPELVEMEAGDSQADMELCGSPSLETPQGCHAALQHVEEAEDGAQGLEEHELPCKPALDPQGAGVGQTEGAGAGVEPPEEAEILDTLEDQSIDANVQLIAEADELKLTQEGSTEIDLQLSSEASSLDTEQGGSLAPDVEPLDQADKPESVELEIEDTQADTKLHGGLSPEAPRGGPGGAAVQLGEEAEDGAQGLEEHELPHEPVLDPQGAGVGQGEGAGAGVEPPEEAEILDTLEAQSTDANAQPVAEADKLKLTLGWSTEADLAPWDAAGMREEEQSQMPGSMAGLCAAHTADAWEGAAGAHASPPAEATLYPERAAAAEGPALGAKLGALAGPGGQILADTQPLELPQGDRAAAEGGPLDGAQGLEVVQGERLEAGASLGETQDLGLKQGHDDGASALASPVSKVPVQISTLKLETMMQEDVLVPDGRRLSASGQGAQSELQEQVSAQADKVRLHTASQQPEEKPPHVMETEQAAAGPAEPPKPEVPPASTLHTRVRQEDAGNDQLGMVLGDSSLGDAANSSLQPQRQLVGEKGDDLTTGQREKQQEVGRKMSQKSQPSPGEPGAVIADGAGAAPRGSPEASPDPDHLYNVLFIGDSHVGKTSFLYRLHADTFNPHLTATVGLDYHVKNFIVDNKCFALRLWDSAGQERYRSITKQFFRKADGVVVMYDITSEYSFSDTRYWLSCIQEGAEDGVVILLLGNKTDCAAERQVPTKEGERLAKEHQLMFYECSAASGHNVSESMVSLIRSLKVREDELKNEAKEVAKPPQKKKGCCW